The following are from one region of the Magallana gigas chromosome 4, xbMagGiga1.1, whole genome shotgun sequence genome:
- the LOC136274768 gene encoding uncharacterized protein, producing the protein MKTRFGQRDLPHTIRRNLQHIKQGDQSVDEFAEKIQKTVSEGYTQAPDCVKETIATDSFLKGIENKSAALTTMDKDPPDLETALQLVKAALNNQRLILGAKKPEVRKVRFEEDELDSDLGLLNEFEVRPIRPQSRVDKLSEEIAELKSWLEATNAKVDKIITLMNKQLSTRSQSPPRKTDSTSSSVSNSSPLKAAQCFNCGQPGHFARECQRPHRSRPPSPRSPRRETRTSPTSYDIRMYDNSQAHPYNLMLWISINGKPVQAIVDTAAQITVISQAFGNTFTPPLVRGEKVTMKGAGNSYFIEANYCKNIQICIGNTQEDPITWTALIADISDPVILGLDFLTAQNATIDLNEIQIVLGGKRMNATLLDAGVDNSDQVPVLLRNLSTRPVKLQKNVVIGTVSEVDQVANGGKLQDYNKTNERFLVELPDHLIDLADRSTRDLTSEQSQSVQHLLLEFQDIFSKGDVDLELFKEIQHKINTNIEECLHTLGKNHFMSTLDSAQGYYQIEVDPDERHKLAFIRRKELQFLGRLVTEKGVSITTESVKCMAEWPTPKCKKDLEAFLGYVNYHRAYKEFCGDSSTSVHSHRAKDKVYLE; encoded by the exons ATGAAAACAAGATTTGGCCAGCGAGATCTCCCTCACACAATTAGGAGGAATCTCCAGCATATCAAGCAAGGTGACCAATCTGTTGATGAATTTGCAGAAAAAATCCAGAAGACGGTAAGTGAAGGTTACACACAGGCTCCAGACTGTGTAAAAGAAACGATAGCTACTGATTCTTTCCTGAAGGGCATCGAAAATAAAAGTGCAGCACTTACAACAATGGACAAAGATCCTCCTGACCTTGAGACAGCCTTACAATTGGTTAAGGCTGCACTCAATAATCAGAGATTAATCTTAGGCGCTAAGAAGCCGGAGGTTAGGAAGGTTCGTTTTGAAGAGGATGAACTCGATAGTGACTTGGGCTTGTTGAATGAATTTGAAGTTAGACCAATACGACCCCAAAGCAGAGTAGACAAACTTTCAGAAGAAATAGCTGAACTCAAAAGTTGGCTGGAGGCGACCAACGCTAAAGTGGATAAAATCATCACCCTAATGAATAAACAACTTTCCACAAGGTCACAATCTCCACCACGGAAAACAGACAGTACTTCTAGTTCTGTTTCCAACTCTTCACCACTCAAAGCAGCACAGTGTTTCAACTGTGGACAACCAGGTCACTTTGCTAGAGAATGCCAAAGGCCACACAGGTCCCGTCCCCCATCCCCTAGATCACCGAGAAGGGAAACCAGGACTAGTCCAACCAGTTACGACATACGAATGTATGACAACAGTCAAGCACATCCATACAACTTGATGCTATGGATCTCTATAAACGGAAAACCTGTTCAAGCTATTGTTGACACGGCAGCTCAGATAACAGTTATCAGCCAAGCTTTCGGCAACACCTTCACCCCACCCTTAGTTCGTGGAGAAAAAGTAACCATGAAGGGTGCAGGAAATTCTTACTTTATTGAGGCTAACTACTGTAAAAACATTCAGATTTGTATTGGGAACACACAAGAAGACCCCATCACCTGGACTGCTCTTATAGCTGACATATCTGATCCTGTCATCTTAGGTCTGGATTTTCTAACGGCACAAAACGCTACCATTGACCTTAATGAAATACAGATAGTCCTTGGTGGCAAACGGATGAATGCAACTCTACTAGATGCAGGAG TTGATAACAGCGATCAAGTACCAGTCCTCTTGCGCAACTTGTCAACAAGACCAGTTAAACTTCAGAAAAATGTAGTGATTGGGACTGTTTCTGAGGTGGACCAAGTCGCCAATGGTGGAAAACTACAAGACTACAACAAGACAAATGAACGTTTTCTTGTCGAATTACCAGACCACTTGATAGACCTAGCAGATAGATCAACAAGAGATCTAACCTCCGAGCAAAGTCAAAGTGTTCAACACCTTCTTCTGGAATTCCAAGACATTTTTTCTAAAGGAGACGTTGACTTGGAACTGTTCAAAGAGATCCAACACAAGATAAACACGAACATAGAGGAATGCCTACACACTCTTGGAAAAAACCACTTTATGAGCACGCTTGACAGTGCACAGGGATATTATCAGATAGAGGTAGACCCTGATGAAAGACACAAGTTGGCATTCATCAGAAG GAAGGAGCTTCAGTTCCTTGGTCGCTTGGTTACAGAAAAAGGGGTCAGCATCACTACCGAGAGTGTGAAATGTATGGCAGAATGGCCGACACCCAAATGCAAGAAGGACCTTGAAGCATTTCTTGGGTATGTTAACTACCATAGAGCATATAAAGAGTTTTGCGGAGATAGCAGCACCTCTGTACACTCTCACAGGGCCAAAGACAAAGTTTATCTGGAATAA